In Hippopotamus amphibius kiboko isolate mHipAmp2 chromosome 6, mHipAmp2.hap2, whole genome shotgun sequence, the genomic window CTGTCTCGGTTTCAGGAATATGCATTGTTCTCTCTTGGCTCTTTTCTCTCACATACAGTTTTTCTGTCTTTTACACGGGGGTCAATGAGGAAGGGATTGAGGACCTAGTAGCTGCTCTGACCTGTGTAGGAGGCTGTCAGGCTCCACTGAATCAAAAATGGGTtctactttgttttcttctgttctttacaCCCACTGTCGCCATGGTGTTTCTATATGGTAAGATATTTTTGGTGGCTAAATATCAGGCCAGGAAGATAGAAAGTACAGCCAGCCAAGCTCAGTCCTCCTCCGAGAGTTACAAGGAAAGAGTagcaaagagagagaggaaagccgCTAAAACATTGGGCATTGCAATGGCAGCATTTCTGGTGTCTTGGCTTCCATACATTATTGATGCCATGATTGACGCTTACATGGATTTTATAACCCCTCCTTATGTTTATGAGATTTTAGTGTGGTTTGTTTATTATAATTCAGCTATGAACCCCTTGATATATGCTTTCTTTTATCCATGGTTTCGGAAGGCAGTAAAACTTATTGTAAGTGGCAAAGTCTTAAGAAGTGATTCATCaatgattaatttattttctgaggAATCAGATGCAGATTGACAAGAGTACTTCAGGGACGTTAAAACTAACATGGAATTAGGGTCAAGTTTAAAACTAAACTCTTGGGTCTAGAGAGAGAAGTATAATTGCCAACTAGGAGGCTCTTATGTTCAGTGGTTAGACGTTCTAAAGCATCTGTTTTCTTCGTACATTTTGGCATGTTTTGTTCTTAGAATTTAGCAATAAATGAATAAGATTTGCTGattatttcacatttcattttcttttatgcttttctgATTCTCTACCTTTGCCTCTgaaatttctcatttcttcaaataatttgaattttgtaAATCCTTCTATCCTTGTTACCagtgtttattttccaaaata contains:
- the TAAR9 gene encoding trace amine-associated receptor 9 — encoded protein: MVNNFSRAEVVELCYENVNGSCVKTPYSPGPRAVLYAVLGFGAMLAVFGNLLVIIAILHFKQLHTPTNFLIASLACADFLVGVTVMPFSTVRSVESCWYFGESYCQFHTCFDTSFCFASLFHLCCISIDRYIAVTDPLTYPTRFTVSVSGICIVLSWLFSLTYSFSVFYTGVNEEGIEDLVAALTCVGGCQAPLNQKWVLLCFLLFFTPTVAMVFLYGKIFLVAKYQARKIESTASQAQSSSESYKERVAKRERKAAKTLGIAMAAFLVSWLPYIIDAMIDAYMDFITPPYVYEILVWFVYYNSAMNPLIYAFFYPWFRKAVKLIVSGKVLRSDSSMINLFSEESDAD